A window from Urocitellus parryii isolate mUroPar1 chromosome 1, mUroPar1.hap1, whole genome shotgun sequence encodes these proteins:
- the LOC144257203 gene encoding olfactory receptor 14I1-like has translation MDNVTSFTYFLLVGVSSSQELQVLQGLLFLVIYLGALTGNLITVALIVTDTRLHAPMYFFISNLSLLDLGSISVIVPKSIVNSLTGRRTISLQECAAQIFFYILFATVEFALLVVMSYDRYIAICHPLHYGLVVRPRTCIQAAGGSRACGLIYSAIHTGSMFRLPFTKTNLIHQYFCDMPQILRLSSPGVQFSEFVIIAASVGLVVVCVVFVLMSYINIFSTVLKICLAGARSKALSTCVPQLAILLLFVISGSVAVLGPVATEGSLKNLLTAMFYTMVPPFTNPILYSLRNREINAALRRMFNRHTEFPIKDFLS, from the coding sequence ATGGACAACGTCACCTCCTTCACCTACTTCCTCCTGGTGGGCGTCTCCAGCTCCCAGGAGCTCCAGGTTTTGCAAGGTCTGCTATTCCTGGTGATCTATCTGGGAGCCTTGACGGGGAATCTTATCACCGTTGCTCTTATTGTGACAGACACACGCCTTCACGCTCCGATGTACTTCTTCATAAGCAATCTGTCCCTCTTAGACCTTGGCAGCATCTCGGTGATTGTTCCCAAATCCATTGTTAATTCCTTGACAGGCCGTCGGACCATCTCACTGCAGGAATGTGCTGCACAGATCTTCTTTTACATACTTTTTGCCACTGTAGAGTTTGCACTCCTTGTGGTCATGTCCTATGACCGATACATTGCCATCTGCCACCCTCTGCACTACGGGCTGGTGGTCAGGCCGCGCACGTGCATTCAGGCTGCGGGTGGCTCCAGGGCCTGCGGGCTCATCTACTCTGCCATCCACACGGGCTCCATGTTCAGGCTTCCCTTTACAAAGACCAACCTGATCCACCAGTATTTCTGTGATATGCCTCAGATTTTGAGGCTCTCATCTCCCGGCGTCCAGTTCTCTGAGTTCGTCATCATTGCCGCAAGTGTTGGCCTCGTGGTGGTGTGTGTCGTCTTTGTCTTGATGTCATATATCAACATATTCTCAACCGTGCTCAAGATCTGTTTGGCGGGAGCCCGCAGCAAAGCCTTATCCACCTGTGTCCCACAGCTGGCGATTCTCCTCCTGTTTGTGATTTCTGGGTCAGTGGCTGTCTTAGGGCCTGTGGCAACGGAAGGATCCCTTAAAAATCTGCTGACAGCCATGTTCTACACCATGGTCCCCCCCTTCACAAACCCCATCCTCTACAGTCTGAGAAACAGGGAGATTAATGCCGCTCTCCGTAGAATGTTCAACAGGCATACCGAGTTCCCAATCAAAGATTTTCTTAGCTAA